One genomic segment of Corynebacterium durum includes these proteins:
- a CDS encoding MarR family winged helix-turn-helix transcriptional regulator yields MSPDFLPTSMGFLVNRLAREFHAAFTSALATIPGGMTSAQFAVLQDIYEHPGSSQKEISKRTGMDVATLTELLRRLEQRGRIVRSKSPEDARRHVVSLAPEATQDIRQAREAAAAVNARAVAGLSDHDIAVLRRCLTTMEGNLQ; encoded by the coding sequence ATGTCCCCTGATTTTCTCCCCACATCCATGGGTTTCCTGGTCAACCGCCTCGCCCGTGAATTTCACGCCGCGTTTACCTCGGCGTTGGCAACAATCCCAGGCGGCATGACCTCCGCGCAGTTTGCTGTCCTGCAGGACATTTATGAGCACCCGGGCAGTTCCCAAAAAGAAATATCCAAACGCACCGGCATGGACGTCGCCACGCTCACGGAGCTTCTGCGCAGGTTGGAGCAGCGGGGCCGTATTGTGCGCTCAAAATCCCCAGAAGATGCCCGGCGGCATGTCGTCTCGCTTGCCCCGGAAGCCACACAAGACATACGCCAAGCTCGCGAGGCCGCAGCCGCTGTGAATGCCCGCGCCGTGGCCGGGCTATCTGACCATGATATTGCGGTGCTGCGTCGGTGCTTAACCACGATGGAAGGTAACCTCCAATGA
- a CDS encoding ABC transporter ATP-binding protein, translating to MNTEVIHARDVIKEFRDRSKGTFRAVNQVNLDIKQGEIIALLGPNGAGKSTLIDMILGLTTPTSGTIQAFGSAPRQAIAASKIGAVLQTGGLLGNLTVWETVAMIATTFPNPQLPETVLRRTNLSHLARRRVAKCSGGEQQRLRFALALLPDPDFLILDEPTAGMDAGARHAFWETMQEQAQHGKTIMFATHYIEEAQNFAERIVMMRSGQIVADDTTHKVRSRAGGRTVSATFPPDFPTDRIPGVASLTTNGNRTLLNTGDSDALLRHLINHTPATDIMVSQSSLEDVFLNLTSTETES from the coding sequence ATGAATACAGAAGTCATTCACGCACGCGACGTGATCAAGGAGTTCAGGGACCGTTCTAAAGGGACATTCCGCGCGGTCAACCAGGTGAACCTTGACATTAAGCAGGGAGAAATCATCGCCCTGCTAGGGCCAAACGGTGCCGGGAAATCGACGCTGATAGACATGATCCTAGGGCTGACCACACCGACAAGCGGGACGATACAAGCCTTTGGGTCGGCACCACGGCAGGCCATCGCGGCGTCGAAAATCGGGGCTGTTTTGCAAACCGGTGGGCTACTGGGAAACCTCACGGTATGGGAAACGGTGGCTATGATCGCCACCACCTTCCCCAACCCACAGCTGCCGGAAACCGTCCTCCGACGCACCAATCTCAGCCACCTCGCCCGGCGGCGCGTGGCTAAATGCTCCGGTGGCGAGCAACAGCGGCTCCGCTTCGCCCTAGCACTACTGCCCGACCCGGACTTCCTCATCCTCGATGAACCTACCGCAGGCATGGACGCGGGTGCCCGTCACGCTTTCTGGGAAACTATGCAGGAACAGGCTCAACACGGGAAAACCATTATGTTTGCCACCCACTACATAGAGGAAGCCCAGAACTTTGCCGAACGGATCGTCATGATGCGCTCCGGGCAGATCGTCGCCGATGACACAACGCATAAAGTTCGGTCGCGGGCGGGTGGGCGGACAGTATCGGCGACATTCCCGCCGGACTTTCCCACCGACCGTATTCCCGGCGTGGCATCACTAACCACAAACGGGAACCGCACGCTGTTGAATACCGGAGACTCCGACGCACTCCTGCGGCACCTCATCAACCACACCCCAGCCACAGACATCATGGTCAGCCAATCCTCGCTGGAAGATGTCTTCCTCAACCTCACATCCACGGAGACCGAGTCATGA
- a CDS encoding ABC transporter permease yields the protein MSFDIRRALKEPTALAVSIALPSILFIVFGASQNGTDRPINDGNVASYVMIGMAAYGAITGAVGTVGSMVVDEISGWGRQLALTPLRAWQRIIAQIATTMSRATLAVIGVFLCGYFGSASMPIREWLAAGVLSIIAVIPFSLYGLIFATAFRSSAAVSLSTLSVVPMSFLGNAFTPMPESFMPFARFTPIYGSVSLARYPMTDGMQALSSAPYTVDDPLWYALVNIAAWTLIFALICTLLWRRDKGR from the coding sequence ATGTCTTTTGACATTCGGCGTGCACTGAAAGAACCCACTGCACTGGCGGTATCCATCGCATTGCCCTCCATACTGTTCATCGTGTTTGGAGCCAGCCAAAACGGAACGGACAGACCCATCAACGACGGCAACGTTGCCAGCTACGTGATGATTGGGATGGCCGCCTACGGTGCCATCACCGGTGCAGTCGGCACCGTAGGTAGCATGGTTGTTGACGAAATTTCCGGCTGGGGCAGACAACTCGCCCTCACCCCACTGCGCGCCTGGCAACGCATCATCGCACAGATAGCCACCACCATGTCGCGGGCCACGCTGGCCGTCATCGGCGTATTCTTGTGCGGCTATTTTGGCAGCGCCAGCATGCCGATCCGAGAATGGCTGGCGGCGGGTGTGCTCTCCATCATCGCGGTCATTCCCTTTAGCCTGTACGGATTGATCTTTGCCACGGCGTTCCGCTCCTCAGCAGCGGTGTCCTTGTCCACTCTGTCGGTTGTGCCTATGTCGTTCTTGGGCAATGCCTTCACACCCATGCCCGAATCGTTTATGCCATTCGCTAGGTTCACTCCGATCTATGGCAGCGTGTCACTTGCTCGCTACCCTATGACCGATGGCATGCAGGCTCTAAGCAGCGCCCCCTACACCGTGGATGATCCGCTGTGGTACGCGCTGGTGAACATCGCAGCGTGGACCCTCATTTTTGCGCTCATCTGCACGCTCCTGTGGCGCCGCGACAAGGGCCGGTAG
- a CDS encoding sensor histidine kinase, which yields MSTRYVLQAGVWLIFLTLFITDVSNSDHSAVIKTTSYALTVLFIAVYLLSMMMLRHPAWRLRIDVVAWVVVLLAITVTIGWLTRLPSTATFVPYIIAVILYKLEWRMIIPTTITLLIALPLLIVGLINDDYGPITLAIVVMVIIAGRYGVEVDFVRRDVEQQLAIVQERERVARDVHDVLGHSLTVINLKSELARKLIDHDPEQARREIEAVAELSRSALGEARATVTHLRTPDLARELVSAAEALATASIRATVPAPHHATRIPDDTSRVFAWALKEAVTNVIRHSGATHCVVELAPSRLVVRDDGRGFRSTYRGNGLGGLEARVAESGGTLTITSDSSGTELNITMDTP from the coding sequence ATGTCCACACGCTACGTCCTACAAGCAGGCGTCTGGCTGATTTTCCTCACCTTATTCATCACGGACGTTTCCAACTCAGACCACAGCGCCGTCATCAAAACCACAAGCTACGCGTTGACGGTGCTGTTCATCGCCGTATACCTGCTAAGCATGATGATGCTCCGGCATCCCGCATGGCGGTTACGCATTGATGTTGTGGCCTGGGTGGTGGTACTGCTCGCCATCACCGTCACGATAGGATGGCTGACCAGGCTTCCTTCCACCGCGACCTTTGTGCCGTACATCATTGCGGTGATCCTGTATAAACTGGAATGGCGAATGATCATTCCTACGACGATCACCCTGCTCATCGCCTTGCCGCTGCTAATCGTAGGATTGATCAACGATGACTATGGCCCCATCACGCTGGCCATTGTGGTCATGGTAATCATTGCGGGGCGCTACGGGGTGGAAGTGGACTTCGTCCGACGAGACGTGGAACAGCAGCTTGCCATAGTGCAGGAACGCGAACGCGTGGCCCGCGACGTCCACGACGTGCTGGGGCACTCCCTCACCGTAATCAATCTGAAATCCGAACTCGCCCGCAAACTCATTGACCACGACCCCGAGCAGGCCCGGCGCGAAATCGAGGCAGTGGCTGAACTCAGTCGTTCCGCGCTTGGCGAAGCTCGCGCCACCGTCACTCACCTGCGCACACCTGATCTGGCACGCGAACTGGTGTCCGCCGCCGAGGCACTGGCTACCGCATCAATCCGCGCGACGGTTCCGGCACCTCACCACGCGACACGCATTCCTGACGACACCTCCCGCGTATTTGCCTGGGCCCTAAAGGAGGCCGTGACCAACGTGATCAGGCATTCGGGGGCCACGCACTGCGTCGTCGAACTGGCCCCATCTCGCCTTGTTGTGCGTGACGACGGCCGCGGCTTCCGCAGCACTTACCGAGGAAACGGTCTCGGTGGGCTGGAAGCTCGGGTAGCGGAATCCGGCGGAACCCTGACCATCACCTCCGACTCATCTGGAACCGAACTGAACATCACCATGGACACGCCATGA
- a CDS encoding response regulator transcription factor encodes MITLLIADDQALVRGALAALLNLEKDLQVVAEVGSGTEIVAAALKAHVDVALIDIEMPGMDGITATQALTDALPTCATIIVTTFGRPGYLKRAVAAGAKGFLVKDTPPHLLADAIRRVHSGLRAIDPDLAEQSLFMPDNPLTAREMDICRAALKASSITDIAAQVGLSAGTVRNHLSAIIAKTQARNHHDAVYLAQENGWL; translated from the coding sequence ATGATCACTCTTCTCATTGCTGACGATCAAGCCCTTGTTCGGGGCGCACTTGCAGCACTCCTCAACCTCGAAAAAGACCTCCAGGTGGTGGCGGAAGTCGGCTCCGGCACTGAGATTGTTGCCGCCGCCCTGAAAGCACATGTTGACGTGGCGCTCATTGATATTGAGATGCCCGGCATGGACGGCATCACTGCCACCCAGGCACTCACTGACGCCCTCCCCACCTGTGCCACCATCATCGTGACTACCTTTGGACGACCCGGATACCTCAAACGTGCCGTCGCCGCAGGTGCCAAAGGATTCCTAGTGAAAGACACCCCACCACATCTACTTGCTGACGCCATCCGTCGAGTACACAGCGGACTCCGCGCCATTGACCCCGACCTGGCCGAGCAATCACTCTTCATGCCCGACAACCCCCTCACAGCACGGGAAATGGACATCTGCCGTGCGGCTCTGAAAGCCAGTTCCATTACCGACATCGCGGCGCAGGTGGGGCTCAGTGCCGGGACGGTACGCAACCATCTTTCCGCCATCATCGCCAAAACACAGGCACGTAACCACCACGACGCCGTGTACCTAGCACAGGAAAACGGTTGGTTATGA
- a CDS encoding ABC transporter ATP-binding protein, which yields MSTYNSQRNPSPARARHRKKSEGASNYELIWSFARPHLPILLVGVFFGLVGTSMELAMPMATKWVLDTLGKGQSLGGPIAILLGLLALAIVAGFTQAAILGRVAEGIVLDARISLINRFFRAKLEQIQNFTSGELVTRVTSDTVLLREATTSSFLNLVNGTVSLVGTIVLMAVLDVPLLLSTLSALIIIGVFLGALMPHIGRARKRAQGALGEVGGMFEGGMRAIRTVKSSGAEDREIARISDKAQESNRYAVRAVWVSSAVGVVASGGIQLALIAVLGVGAWRVSNGSIEVSTLVAFLLYAFNIVQPVSSLTMAFTEIQSGMAAAERIRETEKLELEDLTGLSSHRPRPFTRSAGPADSRSTSDQLELGRAEQLERSAQSGRPGRLAVPAGRPIETHGELENPAQDSVFSLRNVTAGYANAQRPALRNISMDVPRSGHVALVGPSGAGKTTIFSLLLRFIDPQRGTVEMNGIPYHDLSLNDVRSHIAYVEQETPIINGTIRDNVLFRVVDASDDEVWDALRAVRLDEKISGLPEGLDTPVGSTSLSGGERQRLAIARALVRTPDVLLLDEATAQLDGITEAAIQNVISKAASTGTVITIAHRLSTVLDADQIIVLENGRIRNRGTHHDLLNNDELYHEFITALKISAEEGR from the coding sequence ATGAGCACCTACAACAGCCAAAGAAACCCAAGTCCGGCCCGTGCCCGACATAGGAAAAAAAGCGAAGGTGCCTCAAACTACGAGCTCATCTGGTCTTTTGCCAGACCACATCTCCCTATCCTGCTCGTAGGCGTGTTCTTCGGCCTGGTGGGAACAAGCATGGAACTAGCCATGCCCATGGCCACCAAATGGGTGCTGGACACTCTTGGTAAAGGACAATCCCTCGGCGGCCCCATCGCCATCCTGCTGGGACTCCTCGCCCTGGCCATTGTGGCGGGTTTCACCCAGGCCGCCATCCTGGGACGTGTCGCGGAAGGCATTGTGCTCGATGCCAGGATTTCACTGATCAACCGTTTTTTTCGGGCGAAACTCGAACAAATCCAAAACTTCACGTCGGGTGAGCTGGTCACCCGCGTGACCAGCGACACCGTGCTACTCAGGGAAGCAACAACCTCAAGCTTTCTCAACTTGGTCAACGGCACTGTCTCTCTCGTAGGCACCATCGTGCTCATGGCGGTTCTCGACGTCCCGCTCCTGCTCAGCACCCTATCCGCACTGATCATCATCGGCGTGTTCCTTGGTGCACTCATGCCCCACATCGGTCGCGCACGAAAACGCGCCCAAGGCGCACTCGGCGAAGTCGGCGGCATGTTCGAAGGTGGCATGCGGGCCATCCGCACCGTCAAATCAAGCGGGGCTGAAGACCGCGAAATCGCCCGCATCTCCGACAAAGCCCAAGAATCCAACCGCTACGCAGTCCGCGCCGTATGGGTCTCCTCCGCCGTCGGAGTCGTGGCCAGCGGCGGTATCCAACTCGCCCTCATCGCCGTGCTTGGCGTCGGTGCCTGGCGCGTCAGCAACGGATCCATCGAAGTATCCACCCTCGTGGCGTTCCTGCTCTACGCTTTCAACATCGTCCAACCCGTATCCAGCCTCACCATGGCTTTCACCGAAATCCAATCCGGCATGGCCGCCGCCGAACGCATCCGAGAAACCGAAAAACTCGAACTCGAAGACCTGACCGGTCTCAGTTCCCACCGGCCACGGCCATTCACACGATCGGCGGGACCTGCAGATTCAAGGTCTACATCGGACCAGCTGGAGTTGGGGCGCGCGGAGCAACTGGAAAGGTCAGCACAGTCTGGACGGCCCGGGCGGTTGGCCGTGCCCGCCGGCCGGCCCATAGAAACCCACGGCGAACTAGAAAACCCAGCGCAAGACTCCGTGTTCTCCCTGCGCAATGTCACCGCCGGATACGCCAACGCCCAACGACCCGCCCTCAGAAACATCAGCATGGACGTGCCGCGATCCGGGCACGTCGCACTCGTCGGACCATCCGGCGCAGGCAAAACCACCATCTTCTCCCTGCTGCTCCGCTTCATTGACCCCCAACGCGGCACTGTGGAAATGAACGGCATCCCCTACCACGACCTCAGCCTTAACGACGTCCGCTCACACATCGCCTACGTCGAACAAGAAACCCCCATCATCAACGGCACCATTCGCGACAACGTGCTGTTCCGAGTAGTGGATGCCAGCGACGATGAAGTCTGGGACGCCCTCCGGGCAGTCCGCCTCGACGAAAAAATCAGTGGACTCCCCGAAGGACTCGACACCCCAGTGGGCAGCACCAGCCTCTCCGGCGGGGAACGCCAACGCCTGGCCATCGCCCGCGCCCTCGTGCGCACTCCCGACGTCCTCCTCCTCGACGAAGCCACAGCCCAACTCGACGGCATCACCGAAGCCGCTATCCAAAACGTGATCTCCAAAGCCGCTTCAACCGGCACCGTGATCACCATCGCACACCGACTTTCCACCGTTCTTGATGCCGACCAGATCATTGTGTTAGAAAACGGGCGCATACGAAACCGCGGCACCCACCACGACCTGCTCAACAACGACGAGCTCTACCACGAATTCATCACCGCACTGAAGATCAGTGCCGAAGAAGGCCGATGA
- a CDS encoding class I SAM-dependent methyltransferase, with product MSATPWNHNIAYHPWVMRHAHGDVLDVGCGDGLLVRKLSATCASVTGIDPNVTATLPTIQSATFDDFSPDQLFDTIIFVASLHHMDTRCALIKAKNMLRPGGQILVVGLARNSSLMDWAISGALLPVVKISSYLHKETHDPDMRTAAPTLNLRDIRNIANDVLPGAHIRRALYYRYLLRWTKY from the coding sequence ATGTCCGCTACCCCTTGGAACCACAACATCGCCTATCACCCGTGGGTCATGCGGCACGCGCATGGCGACGTTCTTGATGTTGGCTGCGGCGACGGGCTGCTTGTTCGAAAACTATCTGCAACCTGCGCATCCGTGACGGGAATAGATCCGAATGTTACCGCCACGCTGCCCACCATCCAGAGCGCAACCTTCGACGACTTTTCGCCTGATCAGCTCTTTGACACCATCATCTTTGTCGCCTCACTGCACCACATGGACACGCGCTGCGCGCTCATTAAAGCAAAAAATATGCTGCGTCCCGGCGGTCAGATTCTTGTGGTTGGGTTGGCCCGCAACAGTTCTCTCATGGATTGGGCCATCTCAGGGGCGCTGCTCCCAGTGGTGAAAATAAGCTCCTACCTGCACAAAGAAACACACGACCCCGACATGCGCACAGCCGCGCCCACGCTCAACCTGCGCGACATCCGCAACATCGCCAACGATGTACTGCCCGGCGCGCATATCCGCCGCGCCCTGTACTACCGTTACCTGCTGCGTTGGACCAAGTACTGA
- a CDS encoding phospho-sugar mutase, whose translation MSITDVARDWAAHDPDPETAAYVLGLLEDPARAAELQSRFSGPLTFGTAGLRGEVGAGESRMNRAVVTRATYGLMDWLGRQVEAPRVVIGCDARHGSSDFYTTAAEVISAAGSTALLLPPCLPTPVTAFAVRALHADAGIMITASHNPRTDNGYKVYLGGRVATGVADGVQIVPPADAEIMACITQASPADQITRNASRVEKVDVLPAYLEKVTRLGSSPRDVRIVLTAMHGVGGEVARQALNLAGFNDIHVVEEQFAPNPDFPTVAFPNPEEPGALDLAIALASDVNADLILALDPDADRCAVAIPTGQGNWRQLSGDETGCLLGDYVAGRIGGGGVGVGVLASSIVSSRLLGAIAADHGLEHRTTLTGFKWIARVPDLVFGYEEAIGYCCDPAHVRDKDGITAAVTMALLADSLRIDGRTIQDVLDSFADRFGLHATAPVTFRVEDVGLISAAMQQLRSTAPTELAGSEVVSVIDLGEGYNGLPPTDGLILLTAANDRVIIRPSGTEPKLKCYLEVILPGGTWEEARKRLDAIGEELRRVIGL comes from the coding sequence ATGAGCATCACCGATGTGGCACGTGACTGGGCCGCCCATGACCCCGACCCGGAGACCGCAGCCTATGTGCTGGGCCTCCTTGAGGACCCGGCACGCGCAGCCGAACTGCAAAGCCGCTTCTCTGGGCCACTCACCTTCGGCACCGCTGGATTGCGCGGCGAGGTGGGGGCTGGGGAAAGCAGAATGAACAGGGCCGTCGTTACGCGTGCCACCTACGGGCTCATGGACTGGTTGGGGCGGCAGGTGGAGGCGCCCCGCGTGGTTATTGGTTGCGATGCCCGCCATGGCTCCAGCGACTTCTATACCACCGCCGCCGAGGTCATTTCCGCAGCTGGCAGCACCGCACTCCTCCTCCCGCCCTGCTTACCGACGCCCGTCACCGCCTTCGCCGTCCGCGCACTTCATGCCGATGCCGGGATCATGATCACCGCATCCCACAACCCGCGCACCGACAATGGATACAAGGTGTACCTGGGTGGACGCGTCGCCACTGGGGTCGCTGATGGAGTGCAAATCGTGCCGCCTGCCGATGCCGAAATCATGGCGTGCATTACTCAGGCTTCCCCTGCTGACCAGATCACACGTAACGCGTCGCGGGTAGAAAAGGTAGATGTGCTGCCTGCGTATCTTGAGAAGGTTACTCGGCTGGGTAGTTCGCCGCGTGACGTGCGCATTGTTCTCACCGCAATGCACGGCGTTGGCGGTGAGGTGGCGCGGCAGGCCCTGAACCTTGCGGGATTTAACGACATCCATGTGGTGGAAGAGCAATTCGCGCCCAACCCGGACTTCCCCACCGTTGCATTCCCCAACCCGGAGGAACCCGGCGCGCTTGACCTCGCCATAGCGCTGGCCAGTGACGTGAATGCCGACCTGATCCTCGCCCTTGACCCCGATGCCGACCGCTGCGCCGTGGCCATTCCCACTGGTCAGGGGAATTGGCGGCAGCTTTCTGGGGATGAGACCGGGTGCTTGTTGGGGGATTATGTTGCTGGCCGGATTGGAGGTGGTGGCGTTGGGGTCGGCGTGCTGGCCAGCTCCATTGTCTCCTCCCGCCTGCTCGGGGCCATCGCCGCAGACCACGGGCTGGAACACCGCACCACGCTCACGGGATTCAAATGGATTGCGCGAGTACCTGACCTGGTGTTTGGTTACGAGGAAGCCATCGGGTACTGCTGCGACCCAGCACATGTGCGCGACAAAGACGGCATCACCGCCGCCGTCACCATGGCGCTACTGGCTGATAGCTTGCGTATCGACGGCCGCACCATCCAGGATGTGCTGGACAGCTTCGCCGACCGCTTCGGCCTGCACGCCACCGCCCCAGTGACGTTTCGGGTTGAGGATGTAGGTCTCATCTCTGCGGCGATGCAACAGTTACGCTCGACGGCTCCCACTGAACTTGCTGGTTCAGAGGTTGTGTCAGTTATTGACCTGGGGGAAGGCTACAACGGGCTTCCACCCACCGACGGACTCATACTGCTCACCGCAGCCAACGACCGCGTGATCATCCGCCCCTCCGGCACCGAACCGAAACTCAAATGCTACCTAGAAGTCATCCTCCCAGGCGGCACCTGGGAGGAAGCACGCAAGCGGCTCGACGCGATTGGCGAGGAGCTACGTCGGGTTATTGGGTTGTAG
- a CDS encoding GNAT family N-acetyltransferase has protein sequence MRHVISEAKARGAGELTIGIDAPDIDAQRFYARHGFPIGDAYIARREL, from the coding sequence TTGCGCCACGTAATCAGCGAGGCAAAGGCTCGTGGTGCGGGTGAGTTAACTATTGGAATTGATGCCCCGGATATCGACGCCCAGCGTTTTTATGCACGGCACGGTTTTCCCATCGGCGATGCCTATATCGCACGCCGGGAACTGTGA
- a CDS encoding GNAT family N-acetyltransferase — translation MGSLPNTRLAAVRDVGNIAQLLDAFNCEYDEPSPGVEFLTRRLHELLSSDLAYVVVAGDPIVAFGLVTLRPDVWANSLIATLEELYTVPEWRDNGYGSHFCAT, via the coding sequence ATGGGGTCGTTACCAAACACAAGACTTGCCGCGGTGCGTGATGTGGGCAATATTGCCCAGCTTCTGGACGCTTTTAACTGCGAATATGACGAGCCTTCCCCAGGCGTGGAGTTTCTTACTCGTCGTCTTCATGAGCTTTTATCCAGTGACCTTGCATATGTGGTTGTGGCCGGTGACCCTATCGTCGCGTTTGGCCTGGTTACGCTGCGTCCCGACGTATGGGCAAACAGCCTCATCGCCACATTAGAAGAGCTATACACCGTGCCAGAGTGGCGCGATAACGGCTACGGCAGCCATTTTTGCGCCACGTAA